The Gracilimonas sp. genome includes a region encoding these proteins:
- the rsmH gene encoding 16S rRNA (cytosine(1402)-N(4))-methyltransferase RsmH: MVLEMTTYHQHIPVLLDESVEGLITDKDGLYIDGTLGGGGHSKEILKHLGENGRLYGIDQDDEALEAASSNIGDDPRFTPIKGNFGYLSTLLPPQTHGQVAGILLDLGVSTHQIKEAERGFSFQEDGPLDMRMGNLSGVSAYQVVNEYEYEKLRDVIFHYGEEKQSRQIARAIIEKRPIETTGELRDVVSSVVNKRFEVKSLARVFQGIRIEVNRELDMLKRVMEESLEVLKPGGRIVAISYHSLEDRIVKRFFKAGNFEGKVEKDFYGNPISPIKPVNKQVITPKKEEVSVNPASRSAKLRIAEKIEGGDS; encoded by the coding sequence ATGGTGCTTGAGATGACGACATACCACCAACATATCCCGGTTTTGCTCGATGAATCGGTAGAAGGACTTATCACCGACAAGGATGGCCTGTATATAGATGGTACACTTGGCGGAGGTGGCCATTCCAAAGAAATTTTAAAACACCTTGGTGAAAACGGACGGCTATACGGCATCGATCAGGACGATGAGGCGCTTGAAGCTGCTTCATCCAATATTGGCGATGACCCCCGTTTTACCCCCATAAAAGGTAATTTTGGCTACCTGTCCACCCTTCTACCTCCCCAAACCCACGGACAGGTAGCCGGAATCCTTTTGGATTTAGGAGTTTCAACCCACCAGATTAAAGAAGCAGAACGGGGATTCAGCTTTCAGGAAGACGGACCGCTTGATATGAGAATGGGAAATCTTTCCGGTGTATCTGCTTACCAGGTGGTTAATGAATATGAATACGAAAAGCTGCGCGATGTCATCTTCCACTATGGAGAAGAAAAGCAGAGCCGGCAAATTGCCCGGGCCATCATCGAAAAACGCCCAATCGAAACTACCGGCGAACTTCGTGATGTAGTTTCATCCGTTGTAAACAAACGATTTGAAGTGAAATCACTGGCGCGGGTATTTCAGGGTATTCGCATTGAGGTTAACCGCGAGCTTGATATGCTTAAGCGAGTAATGGAAGAATCACTGGAAGTTCTGAAGCCCGGCGGACGTATTGTAGCTATTTCGTACCACTCTCTCGAAGACCGTATCGTAAAACGTTTTTTCAAAGCCGGTAACTTCGAAGGTAAAGTGGAAAAAGACTTTTATGGAAACCCGATATCCCCCATAAAGCCTGTAAACAAGCAGGTTATTACCCCCAAAAAAGAAGAGGTTTCCGTAAACCCGGCCTCCCGAAGCGCTAAACTTCGGATAGCCGAGAAGATAGAAGGAGGCGACTCATGA
- the mraZ gene encoding division/cell wall cluster transcriptional repressor MraZ translates to MPSFKGQYEHSIDAKGRVAFPAKLRKSLSPAAQERFTIVRGQEPCLYLYPEDEWSNVEEKLSRINNFTKKGRLAKRNFLRYAEDVSLDKQNRIALPSDLTEYAKINGKAVFLGMGEYIEVWDPEKLAEVDEALDDDAFEEIFEQVMGDEPETDGA, encoded by the coding sequence GTGCCAAGTTTTAAAGGACAATACGAGCATAGTATAGATGCCAAAGGCCGCGTAGCCTTCCCTGCCAAGTTACGCAAATCTTTAAGCCCCGCCGCACAAGAACGCTTCACTATTGTACGCGGACAGGAACCCTGTCTTTATTTATATCCCGAAGACGAGTGGTCGAATGTTGAAGAGAAACTGTCGCGCATAAATAACTTCACAAAAAAAGGCCGCCTGGCTAAACGAAACTTCCTGCGCTACGCGGAAGATGTGTCCCTTGATAAGCAAAACCGGATAGCCCTGCCCTCTGACCTCACTGAATACGCAAAGATTAATGGAAAAGCCGTATTCCTCGGAATGGGCGAGTATATAGAGGTATGGGATCCTGAGAAATTGGCCGAGGTTGATGAAGCGCTGGACGACGATGCGTTCGAAGAGATTTTTGAACAAGTGATGGGAGATGAACCGGAAACCGATGGTGCTTGA
- a CDS encoding carboxypeptidase-like regulatory domain-containing protein: MPSFLKKNIIACVVLPAVLLFVAFPFVSVIGQSSKSITIQGRVLDKENGSPLVSAHVYISQTKVGTATDRNGEFSFTTKMSGEKTLVVSFLGFKTNAKLIDLDEENTSLTFVFEMEPNQFDLDQVNVSTSNKEWLNNFGKFRRYFIGDDALAQQTSIENPWSISFETDKNDNLVATASQPLIVKNDALGYEIEIDLVNFTLFKNEDASAYTYYSSFTEMPPEKNSDINSWNTNRERAYRGSFEHFLISLYNDNLRVNDFEVVYLGSFDPFTINEFIKTTPEENITNEQGVKVYRLEDPVDVLYGDKNNNFHQRERSRITPLTEVGVFIVTEDGKLKNPKSLRLDGVWASHLIANLLPIEYYKN; encoded by the coding sequence ATGCCCAGCTTTCTCAAGAAAAATATAATCGCCTGTGTTGTCCTGCCTGCGGTTCTGTTATTTGTGGCATTTCCCTTTGTATCTGTTATCGGGCAGTCTTCAAAATCCATCACAATACAGGGACGGGTTTTAGATAAAGAGAATGGCTCGCCGCTGGTTTCCGCTCATGTTTACATTTCACAAACCAAAGTAGGCACGGCCACCGATCGTAATGGAGAGTTTAGCTTCACCACAAAGATGAGTGGTGAAAAAACCCTGGTTGTTAGTTTTTTGGGATTTAAAACCAATGCTAAATTGATTGACCTTGATGAAGAGAATACGTCGCTGACTTTTGTTTTTGAGATGGAGCCCAATCAATTTGATCTGGACCAGGTGAATGTATCAACCTCAAATAAAGAGTGGCTGAATAACTTCGGGAAGTTCAGAAGATATTTTATCGGTGATGATGCCCTGGCTCAGCAAACATCCATTGAGAATCCGTGGAGCATAAGTTTTGAAACAGATAAAAATGATAATCTGGTGGCCACTGCCTCCCAGCCTTTGATTGTCAAAAACGATGCTCTTGGATACGAAATTGAAATTGACCTGGTGAATTTCACCTTGTTTAAAAATGAAGATGCCAGTGCTTACACTTACTATTCCAGTTTTACAGAAATGCCGCCGGAAAAAAATTCGGACATCAATAGCTGGAATACCAATCGGGAACGAGCATACAGAGGCTCCTTCGAGCATTTCCTGATTAGTTTGTATAACGACAACCTGCGAGTCAATGATTTTGAGGTGGTGTACCTGGGCAGTTTTGATCCGTTTACCATTAATGAGTTTATAAAAACCACCCCCGAGGAAAACATCACAAATGAGCAGGGTGTAAAAGTGTATCGTCTTGAAGACCCCGTTGACGTTTTATACGGAGATAAAAATAACAACTTTCATCAGAGAGAACGCTCCCGGATTACTCCCCTCACAGAGGTAGGTGTATTTATAGTTACTGAAGATGGGAAACTGAAAAACCCAAAGTCATTACGACTCGATGGAGTTTGGGCTTCGCACCTGATAGCTAATCTTTTACCTATAGAGTATTATAAGAATTAG
- a CDS encoding P1 family peptidase yields the protein MRSIPYILFILLFTFNSGFSQDRQRPRDLGIKPGILTPGPLNAITDVEGVQVGHKTIIEGENIRTGVTMILPHDGGLFKSRVPAAVYVGNGFGKALGFTQIRELGEIETPIGLTNTLSIHTVANGITDYILRQPGNENVRSVNPVVGETNDGWLNDIRGRHVTMQDVFEAIKNARSGSVEEGSVGAGTGTSALGFKGGIGTSSRQLPAKVGGYTVGVLVQSNFGGVLTIDGAPVGEELENHYLSSEVPYDVDGSVMIIVATDAPLLSRNLERLAKRAFLGISRVGGFASNGSGDYVIAFSTHEDVRIEGATSGSTQTYTELKNSATTPLFLAAVEATEEAILNSLFMATTVTGDLGHTQQALPIPEVLEIMEKYNLLEP from the coding sequence ATGAGATCGATACCTTATATATTGTTCATTTTATTATTCACTTTTAATAGCGGCTTCTCACAGGATCGTCAACGCCCCCGCGACCTTGGGATTAAACCGGGTATTTTAACTCCGGGTCCGTTGAATGCCATAACCGATGTGGAAGGCGTTCAGGTTGGGCATAAAACGATCATTGAGGGTGAAAACATCCGAACCGGGGTAACCATGATTTTGCCCCATGATGGAGGTCTGTTCAAAAGCCGGGTTCCGGCAGCTGTTTATGTTGGCAATGGCTTCGGAAAAGCATTAGGCTTTACACAAATCAGGGAACTGGGCGAAATTGAAACTCCCATCGGGCTTACTAATACGCTTAGTATTCATACAGTAGCAAACGGTATAACAGATTACATTTTACGTCAGCCAGGGAATGAAAATGTACGTTCAGTAAACCCGGTGGTTGGAGAAACCAATGATGGATGGCTGAATGATATCCGCGGGCGGCATGTGACTATGCAGGATGTTTTTGAAGCCATTAAAAATGCCCGGTCAGGTTCGGTTGAAGAAGGAAGTGTAGGTGCCGGAACCGGAACTTCGGCATTGGGATTTAAAGGCGGAATCGGAACCTCATCCCGTCAGCTGCCTGCCAAGGTTGGTGGATATACGGTTGGGGTATTGGTTCAGTCAAATTTTGGCGGAGTGTTAACCATAGATGGTGCACCGGTTGGGGAAGAGCTTGAGAATCATTATCTGTCCAGCGAAGTGCCATATGATGTGGATGGTTCTGTAATGATTATCGTCGCTACTGATGCCCCTCTGCTTTCCAGAAACCTGGAGCGGCTGGCTAAGCGAGCATTTCTTGGAATATCCCGGGTGGGTGGCTTTGCCTCTAATGGAAGTGGAGATTATGTGATTGCTTTTTCAACCCATGAAGATGTACGTATTGAAGGGGCAACCTCCGGCTCAACCCAAACCTATACGGAACTTAAAAACTCGGCTACCACCCCTCTTTTTCTTGCAGCTGTAGAAGCAACCGAAGAAGCCATCCTGAATTCCCTGTTTATGGCTACCACGGTAACCGGAGACCTCGGCCACACCCAACAGGCTCTTCCCATACCGGAGGTATTGGAGATCATGGAAAAGTATAACCTGCTGGAACCGTAG
- the metX gene encoding homoserine O-acetyltransferase — translation MNKDIKITTLNKSWTTESGYSFSQVDIAWKSWGTLNENRDNVILICHALTGHAAADEWFNGLFDKGGILNPEKHFILCINIPGSCYGSTGPASINPETGKPWQADFPDITIRDIVAFQQLLLDHWDIQGIELVIGGSLGGMTALEFAIMDDRIKSAALFAMGKAHSPWAIGISQAQRMAIYADERWNNGFYDPKNPPTKGLTAARAMAMLTYRTPENYAQKFGREVHPEKEIYQVESYLNYQGEKLAGRFDANSYITLTKAMDSHDVSRGRGSFEEVLGGVHQPVLVVGFESDKLYPLSEQQELAKLIPNSRLAELQSPFGHDAFLIEFDQLNTQLHSFYHSLTEVKP, via the coding sequence ATGAACAAAGACATCAAAATTACAACCCTGAACAAAAGCTGGACGACTGAATCCGGCTATAGTTTTAGTCAGGTAGATATTGCCTGGAAAAGTTGGGGAACTCTCAATGAGAACAGAGATAATGTAATCCTGATTTGTCATGCCCTGACCGGTCATGCCGCCGCCGATGAATGGTTCAATGGGTTGTTCGACAAAGGGGGCATTCTCAATCCTGAAAAGCATTTCATTCTGTGCATTAATATACCGGGTAGCTGCTATGGTTCTACCGGCCCTGCTTCCATCAACCCAGAAACCGGAAAGCCCTGGCAGGCAGACTTCCCCGACATCACCATTCGGGATATCGTCGCTTTCCAACAGCTATTGCTGGATCACTGGGATATTCAGGGCATTGAATTAGTGATTGGCGGATCTTTAGGAGGAATGACGGCGCTCGAGTTTGCGATCATGGATGACCGGATTAAATCGGCTGCTTTGTTTGCAATGGGAAAAGCTCACTCGCCCTGGGCCATCGGTATTAGCCAGGCGCAGCGAATGGCTATTTATGCTGATGAGCGCTGGAATAACGGTTTCTATGACCCCAAAAATCCACCGACCAAAGGGCTCACCGCTGCCCGCGCCATGGCGATGCTCACCTATCGCACCCCGGAGAATTACGCCCAGAAATTTGGTCGAGAAGTTCACCCTGAAAAAGAAATATACCAGGTTGAATCGTATCTCAATTACCAGGGAGAAAAGCTGGCAGGCCGGTTTGATGCAAACTCTTACATCACCCTGACAAAAGCGATGGATTCCCACGATGTATCCAGAGGCCGGGGGAGTTTTGAAGAAGTGCTGGGAGGTGTGCATCAACCAGTATTAGTTGTAGGCTTTGAAAGTGACAAATTGTATCCACTCAGCGAACAACAAGAACTGGCAAAACTGATCCCCAACAGCCGGCTTGCTGAGCTGCAATCTCCCTTTGGTCACGATGCTTTTTTGATCGAATTTGATCAATTGAACACTCAATTACACTCATTTTATCACTCACTCACCGAAGTAAAACCATGA